A single region of the Lysinibacillus sp. B2A1 genome encodes:
- a CDS encoding 16S rRNA methyltransferase, which translates to MADHYYTNKPQAESKPCHWTFKLLGHSFSFETDAGVFSKSEVDFGSRVLIDAFQMPDINGAVFDVGCGYGPIGLSIAKANPDRTVFMMDINERAVALSQKNAQVNGVQNVRIFVSDGLSMVDKDVKAAAILTNPPIRAGKETIFRFYDGAYDKLVSSGELWVVIQKKQGAPSTVSYLEEKFSEVDVVEKKKGYWIVCAKK; encoded by the coding sequence ATGGCAGATCACTATTATACAAATAAGCCTCAAGCTGAAAGTAAACCTTGCCACTGGACATTCAAATTATTGGGACATTCGTTTTCCTTTGAGACGGATGCAGGTGTTTTTAGTAAAAGCGAAGTAGATTTTGGATCCCGTGTGTTAATAGATGCTTTTCAAATGCCTGATATTAATGGTGCAGTTTTTGATGTGGGGTGTGGGTATGGACCAATCGGTTTATCGATTGCCAAAGCAAATCCAGATCGTACTGTTTTTATGATGGATATAAACGAGCGTGCAGTTGCACTCTCGCAAAAAAATGCGCAAGTAAACGGTGTTCAAAATGTACGAATATTTGTGAGTGACGGACTATCGATGGTTGACAAGGATGTAAAAGCCGCAGCTATTTTAACCAATCCTCCAATTCGCGCAGGGAAAGAAACAATTTTCCGTTTTTACGATGGAGCTTACGATAAGTTAGTGTCATCTGGTGAGCTGTGGGTGGTAATTCAGAAAAAGCAAGGTGCGCCATCAACGGTAAGTTACTTAGAAGAAAAATTTTCTGAAGTCGATGTTGTGGAGAAGAAAAAAGGGTATTGGATAGTATGTGCAAAAAAATAA
- a CDS encoding 50S ribosomal protein L7/L12 has translation MNKEQILEAIKAMTVLELNDLVKAIEEEFGVTAAAPVAVVAGGAAGAAEEKTEFDVVLASAGAEKIKVIKVVREITGLGLKEAKEVVDNAPKALKEGISKNEADEIKAKLEEVGASVEVK, from the coding sequence ATGAATAAAGAGCAAATCTTAGAAGCTATCAAAGCTATGACAGTTCTTGAATTAAACGATTTAGTAAAAGCTATCGAAGAAGAATTCGGTGTAACAGCTGCAGCTCCTGTAGCAGTAGTTGCTGGTGGTGCTGCTGGCGCTGCTGAAGAAAAAACAGAATTTGATGTAGTATTAGCATCTGCTGGTGCAGAAAAAATCAAAGTAATCAAAGTGGTTCGTGAAATCACTGGATTAGGTCTTAAAGAAGCTAAAGAAGTAGTTGATAACGCTCCTAAAGCTCTTAAAGAAGGCATCTCTAAAAATGAAGCTGATGAAATCAAAGCTAAACTTGAAGAAGTTGGCGCTTCTGTAGAAGTTAAGTAA
- a CDS encoding 50S ribosomal protein L10, which translates to MSKAIENKQVQVQEITEKFQNAASVVVVDYRGLNVTQVTELRKQLREAGVEFKVYKNTLTRRATEAAGLEGINDVLVGPNAIAFSNEDVIAPAKIINEFAKKNDALEIKAGIIEGTVSSVEDVKALAELPSREGLLSMLLSVLQAPVRNFALATKAVAEQKEEQGA; encoded by the coding sequence ATGAGCAAAGCAATCGAAAACAAACAAGTACAAGTTCAAGAGATTACTGAAAAATTCCAAAACGCTGCTTCTGTAGTGGTTGTGGATTACCGTGGTCTTAATGTTACACAAGTGACAGAGCTTCGTAAACAACTTCGTGAAGCTGGCGTTGAGTTCAAAGTATACAAAAATACATTAACTCGTCGTGCTACTGAAGCTGCTGGTCTTGAAGGAATCAACGACGTATTAGTTGGTCCTAACGCAATTGCGTTCTCAAACGAAGATGTAATAGCTCCTGCTAAAATCATCAACGAGTTCGCAAAGAAAAATGACGCTTTAGAAATTAAAGCAGGTATTATTGAAGGTACTGTTTCTTCAGTTGAAGATGTTAAAGCACTTGCAGAACTTCCGTCACGCGAAGGTCTTCTTTCAATGCTTTTATCTGTACTTCAAGCTCCAGTGCGTAACTTCGCACTTGCAACAAAAGCTGTTGCAGAACAAAAAGAAGAGCAAGGTGCATAA
- a CDS encoding 50S ribosomal protein L1 — protein MAKKGKKLQDAAKLIDRNTLYSAQEAIELAQKTSTVNFDATVEVAFRLGIDTRKNDQQIRGAVVLPNGTGKTQRVLVFAKGEKLKEAEAAGADYVGDAEYIQKIQQGWFDFDVIVATPDMMGEVGKLGRVLGPKGLMPNPKTGTVTFDVTKAIEEIKAGKVEYRADKAGIIHAPIGKVSFAAEKLVENFVTVFDVVQKAKPAAAKGTYMKSVNVTTTMGPAVKIDASNVVVK, from the coding sequence ATGGCTAAAAAAGGTAAAAAACTGCAAGATGCAGCAAAATTAATCGATCGTAACACACTTTACAGCGCACAAGAGGCAATTGAACTTGCTCAAAAAACTAGCACAGTAAACTTCGACGCTACTGTAGAAGTTGCTTTTCGTCTAGGTATTGATACTCGTAAAAACGACCAACAAATCCGTGGTGCTGTAGTACTACCAAACGGTACTGGTAAAACTCAACGTGTATTAGTATTCGCTAAAGGTGAAAAACTTAAAGAAGCTGAAGCAGCTGGTGCTGATTATGTAGGCGATGCAGAGTACATCCAAAAGATCCAACAAGGTTGGTTTGATTTCGATGTAATCGTAGCAACACCTGACATGATGGGTGAAGTTGGTAAACTTGGACGCGTTTTAGGACCTAAAGGCTTAATGCCAAACCCTAAAACTGGTACAGTTACATTCGATGTAACAAAAGCAATCGAGGAAATTAAAGCTGGTAAAGTAGAATACCGTGCTGATAAAGCTGGTATCATCCACGCTCCAATCGGTAAAGTTTCTTTTGCAGCAGAAAAATTAGTAGAAAACTTCGTAACTGTATTTGATGTAGTACAAAAAGCAAAGCCTGCTGCAGCTAAAGGTACTTACATGAAATCTGTAAACGTTACAACTACAATGGGTCCAGCTGTTAAAATCGATGCTTCTAATGTAGTAGTGAAATAA
- the rplK gene encoding 50S ribosomal protein L11: protein MGGATQLPHHGLKEVCLVAKKVIKVVKLQIPAGKANPAPPVGPALGQAGVNIMGFCKEFNARTADQAGLIIPVEISVFEDRSFTFITKTPPAAVLLKVAAGIQSGSGEPNRKKVATVKRDKVREIAETKMPDLNAASVEAAMLMVEGTARSMGIVIED, encoded by the coding sequence GTGGGAGGGGCAACCCAATTACCACATCACGGACTTAAGGAGGTGTGTCTCGTGGCTAAAAAAGTTATTAAAGTTGTAAAACTTCAAATCCCTGCTGGTAAAGCAAATCCAGCTCCGCCGGTTGGTCCTGCATTAGGTCAAGCAGGTGTGAATATCATGGGATTCTGTAAAGAATTCAATGCACGTACGGCTGATCAAGCTGGTCTTATTATTCCAGTTGAAATTTCAGTATTCGAAGACCGTTCTTTCACTTTCATTACAAAAACTCCACCTGCAGCAGTTCTACTTAAAGTAGCAGCTGGTATCCAATCTGGATCTGGTGAACCAAACCGTAAAAAAGTGGCAACGGTTAAACGTGATAAAGTTCGCGAAATCGCTGAAACTAAAATGCCAGACCTTAACGCTGCTTCAGTAGAAGCTGCTATGTTAATGGTTGAAGGTACTGCACGAAGCATGGGAATTGTTATCGAAGACTAA
- a CDS encoding transcription termination/antitermination protein NusG yields the protein MEKNWYVVHTYSGYENRVKANLEKRVETMGMQDKIFRVIVPEHEETEMKDGKKRTMMRKVFPGYVLVELIMTDDSWYVVRNTPGVTGFIGSSGGGAKPTPLLPEEADRLLQQMGMSDKVVEVDISVGEAVEVLEGPFAHFQGRVEEIDTEKGKVKVSVDMFGRETIMELNFEQIQKI from the coding sequence ATGGAGAAAAATTGGTATGTTGTTCATACGTATTCAGGGTATGAAAATCGTGTTAAAGCAAACCTAGAAAAACGTGTTGAAACAATGGGGATGCAAGATAAGATTTTCCGTGTAATCGTGCCTGAACATGAGGAAACAGAAATGAAGGATGGAAAAAAACGTACAATGATGCGCAAAGTTTTCCCTGGGTATGTATTAGTAGAACTAATCATGACGGATGACTCTTGGTATGTTGTGCGTAATACACCAGGTGTAACGGGCTTTATCGGTTCGTCAGGTGGTGGTGCAAAACCAACACCTTTATTACCAGAAGAAGCGGATCGTCTACTGCAACAAATGGGTATGTCTGACAAAGTTGTAGAAGTGGATATTTCTGTGGGAGAGGCTGTTGAAGTATTAGAAGGACCTTTTGCACACTTCCAAGGACGTGTTGAAGAAATTGACACTGAAAAAGGAAAAGTGAAAGTGTCTGTTGATATGTTTGGTCGCGAAACAATTATGGAACTAAATTTTGAACAAATACAAAAAATCTAA
- a CDS encoding preprotein translocase subunit SecE codes for MGKIKDFFSNVMSEMRKTSWPKSKELTKYTVVVISTVVIMALFFVLVDLGISSLFRWYLDL; via the coding sequence ATGGGCAAGATTAAAGACTTTTTCAGCAATGTAATGTCGGAAATGCGCAAAACAAGCTGGCCAAAAAGTAAAGAACTGACGAAATATACAGTCGTTGTAATTTCAACTGTTGTAATTATGGCTTTATTTTTTGTGTTAGTAGACTTAGGTATTTCATCATTATTCCGCTGGTACTTAGATTTATAA
- the rpmG gene encoding 50S ribosomal protein L33, with product MAKKVVLNCEKCGSRNYTFPAKEGSTVRLELKKFCSHCNEHTVHKQTL from the coding sequence ATGGCAAAAAAAGTCGTGTTAAATTGTGAAAAATGCGGGTCGAGAAATTACACGTTTCCAGCTAAAGAAGGCTCAACTGTACGCCTTGAATTAAAAAAATTTTGCTCGCATTGCAATGAACATACAGTGCATAAACAAACGCTATAA
- a CDS encoding RNA polymerase sporulation sigma factor SigH (DNA-dependent RNA polymerase catalyzes the transcription of DNA into RNA using the four ribonucleoside triphosphates as substrates) gives MFKNSIVQVTQDFERFNDEELIEMVHQGNTDALDYLITKYRLLVRAKARSYFLIGADKEDIVQEGMIGLYKAIRDFKGDKLASFRAFAELCITRQIITAIKTATRQKHIPLNSYVSLDKPIFDEESDRTLMDVLTGAIMDDPEELMIHREEFGYLEEKMSEILSELELQVLALYLDGQSYHEISAKLNRHVKSIDNALQRVKRKLEKHLVLEEMS, from the coding sequence ATGTTTAAAAATAGCATTGTACAAGTGACACAAGATTTTGAACGATTCAATGATGAAGAACTTATTGAAATGGTGCATCAAGGTAATACAGATGCGTTAGATTATTTAATTACGAAATACCGTTTATTAGTAAGAGCGAAGGCAAGATCCTATTTTTTAATTGGAGCAGATAAGGAAGACATTGTGCAAGAAGGTATGATTGGCTTGTATAAAGCGATACGAGATTTTAAAGGAGATAAGCTGGCTTCTTTTAGAGCATTTGCTGAGCTGTGTATTACAAGGCAGATTATTACAGCTATTAAAACTGCAACTAGACAAAAGCATATTCCGCTTAATTCTTATGTGTCCTTGGACAAGCCAATTTTTGATGAAGAATCAGATCGTACGTTAATGGATGTGTTAACAGGCGCTATTATGGATGATCCAGAAGAATTGATGATTCATAGAGAAGAGTTTGGCTATTTAGAAGAAAAGATGAGTGAGATTTTAAGTGAATTAGAATTACAAGTACTAGCCTTATACTTAGATGGGCAATCTTATCATGAGATTTCTGCTAAATTAAATCGCCATGTAAAGTCCATTGATAATGCACTGCAAAGAGTAAAGCGTAAATTAGAGAAGCATTTAGTCCTTGAGGAAATGTCCTAA
- a CDS encoding 23S rRNA (guanosine(2251)-2'-O)-methyltransferase RlmB: protein MVEQNGEIIAGKNPVLEALRSGRDMNKVWIAEGVKKSGVNELLDLARERGVIVQFVPKKKVDQLSDANHQGIVASVAAYKYAELEDLFAAAVKKQEDPFFLILDELEDPHNLGSIMRTADAIGAHGIIIPKRRSVSLTAVVAKASTGAIEHVPVVRVNNLAQTVDELKERGVWIAGTDAKGSADYRKMDATLPLAIIIGSEGKGMGRLLKEKCDFLYHLPMVGHVTSLNASVAAALLMYEVYRKRQEAIE from the coding sequence ATGGTAGAGCAAAATGGTGAAATAATTGCCGGTAAAAACCCAGTGTTAGAAGCACTTCGTTCAGGCCGTGATATGAATAAAGTATGGATTGCAGAAGGTGTGAAAAAATCAGGTGTAAATGAATTACTTGATTTAGCGCGAGAACGTGGTGTCATTGTTCAATTTGTCCCGAAAAAAAAGGTCGATCAATTATCAGATGCTAATCACCAAGGAATTGTTGCCTCCGTTGCAGCATATAAATATGCAGAGCTAGAGGATCTATTTGCTGCAGCAGTAAAAAAACAGGAGGATCCATTTTTTTTAATATTAGATGAGCTGGAGGACCCCCATAATCTAGGTTCTATTATGCGAACTGCGGATGCGATAGGAGCACATGGGATTATCATACCAAAGCGTCGTTCAGTAAGCTTAACGGCAGTGGTGGCAAAGGCTTCGACAGGAGCTATTGAGCATGTACCTGTAGTACGTGTGAATAACCTTGCTCAGACAGTCGATGAACTTAAAGAACGAGGTGTATGGATAGCTGGTACAGATGCAAAGGGTTCTGCAGACTATCGAAAAATGGATGCTACATTACCGCTTGCGATTATTATTGGTAGTGAAGGCAAAGGAATGGGTCGCCTGCTAAAAGAGAAATGTGACTTTTTGTACCATCTACCAATGGTTGGGCATGTCACATCACTAAATGCATCAGTAGCTGCTGCACTCTTAATGTACGAAGTGTATCGTAAACGTCAAGAAGCGATTGAGTAG
- a CDS encoding ribonuclease III, whose protein sequence is MDKLRNEDVKQLNALALAYMGDAVLEQKVREHLLRAGRVKPNTLHREATHYVSAKAQSMIVHRMIEESFLTEEELAVFRRGRNAKSGSVPKNTDVQTYRNSSGFEAVLGSLYLLNELERVYEIIAYAIQIIEESKGVSK, encoded by the coding sequence TTGGATAAACTCCGTAACGAAGATGTTAAACAATTGAATGCGCTAGCGTTAGCCTATATGGGAGATGCTGTTTTAGAACAAAAGGTTCGTGAGCATTTACTACGCGCTGGCCGTGTCAAACCAAACACGCTTCATAGAGAAGCGACACATTATGTGTCAGCAAAAGCGCAATCTATGATTGTTCATCGGATGATAGAGGAAAGCTTTTTAACAGAGGAGGAATTGGCTGTGTTCCGTCGTGGACGCAATGCCAAATCCGGCTCTGTGCCAAAAAATACAGATGTTCAAACTTATCGTAATAGCTCAGGTTTTGAGGCTGTGCTTGGAAGTTTGTATTTGTTAAATGAACTAGAACGCGTTTATGAAATCATTGCATACGCTATTCAAATAATCGAGGAATCGAAAGGAGTGTCGAAATAA
- the cysS gene encoding cysteine--tRNA ligase, whose product MSIQIFNSLTRQKEPFVPLEEGKVKMYVCGPTVYNYIHIGNSRPVIVYDTVRRYFQYKGYAVKFVSNFTDVDDKIINAANELGEEVHELTERFINAYFEDVTALGCKKADVHPRVTEHMDDIIEFIQVLMDKGYAYESAGDVYYRTRKFNGYGKLSHQSVDDLKIGARIEAGEKKDDALDFALWKAVKPGEIYWESPWGKGRPGWHIECSVMAREHLGDTIDIHAGGQDLTFPHHENEIAQSEAHNDKTFARYWMHNGYINIDNEKMSKSLGNFILVNDIRKQIDPQILRFFMLSVHYRHPINFSKDLVDAAATGLERILTAYNNIKHRLTATASLGDHSEQWLEKIEEQKAHFEEAMNDDFNTANGISVLFELARIANIYLNETNTNEKVLSHFMETFEALGDVLGIEFAKEEELLDEEIEALLQERVEARKNRDFARSDEIRDHLQAQGIILEDTRQGTRWKRG is encoded by the coding sequence ATGAGTATACAAATCTTTAACTCATTAACACGACAAAAAGAACCTTTCGTACCGCTAGAAGAAGGCAAAGTGAAAATGTACGTTTGTGGTCCCACGGTTTATAACTATATTCATATTGGGAATTCACGACCTGTAATTGTCTATGATACAGTACGCCGATATTTTCAGTACAAAGGGTATGCTGTGAAGTTTGTATCAAATTTCACAGATGTAGATGACAAAATTATAAATGCTGCTAACGAGCTGGGTGAAGAAGTTCATGAATTAACAGAGCGCTTTATTAACGCGTACTTTGAGGATGTTACAGCATTAGGCTGTAAAAAAGCTGACGTGCATCCACGCGTTACTGAGCATATGGATGATATCATTGAATTCATTCAAGTGTTAATGGATAAGGGTTATGCTTATGAGTCTGCTGGTGATGTGTACTATCGAACGCGTAAATTTAATGGGTACGGTAAATTGTCCCATCAATCAGTTGATGATTTAAAAATCGGTGCTCGTATTGAAGCTGGTGAGAAGAAAGACGATGCATTAGATTTTGCTTTATGGAAAGCTGTTAAACCAGGTGAAATTTACTGGGAGAGTCCATGGGGAAAAGGTCGTCCTGGCTGGCATATAGAGTGCTCTGTAATGGCTAGAGAGCATCTGGGAGATACAATTGATATTCATGCTGGTGGCCAAGATTTAACATTCCCGCATCACGAAAATGAAATTGCTCAATCTGAAGCTCATAATGATAAAACATTTGCGCGTTATTGGATGCACAATGGGTATATTAATATTGACAATGAAAAGATGTCCAAATCACTAGGGAATTTTATACTTGTCAATGATATCCGCAAACAAATTGACCCACAAATTTTAAGATTCTTTATGCTTTCTGTGCACTATCGTCACCCGATCAACTTTTCAAAAGATTTAGTGGATGCTGCTGCAACTGGATTAGAACGAATCCTAACTGCTTACAACAATATCAAGCATCGATTAACAGCTACTGCTAGCTTAGGTGATCATTCAGAACAATGGCTTGAAAAAATTGAGGAACAAAAAGCTCATTTTGAAGAAGCAATGAATGATGATTTTAATACAGCCAATGGTATTTCTGTATTGTTCGAATTAGCTCGTATTGCTAATATTTATTTAAATGAAACAAACACTAATGAAAAAGTATTATCGCATTTTATGGAAACTTTTGAGGCGCTAGGTGACGTCTTAGGTATTGAGTTTGCTAAAGAAGAAGAGCTGTTAGATGAAGAAATTGAAGCACTTTTACAAGAGCGTGTAGAGGCACGTAAAAACCGTGATTTTGCCCGTTCAGATGAAATTCGTGACCATTTGCAAGCGCAAGGTATCATTTTAGAAGATACGCGACAAGGAACTAGATGGAAACGAGGGTAA
- the cysE gene encoding serine O-acetyltransferase, with product MFKRMKEDVETIFENDPAARSVLEVVLTYSGLHATWAHRVAHWFFKKRFYFIARAISQISRFFTGIEIHPGAKIGRRFFIDHGMGVVIGETCEIGDNVTLYQGVTLGGTGKEKGKRHPTLEDNVLVATGAKVLGSITIGENSKIGAGSVVLKEVPPNVTVVGIPGKIVIKDGIRLEKKLDHQNIPDLVEERCQVFEKQIATL from the coding sequence GTGTTTAAAAGAATGAAGGAAGATGTAGAAACCATTTTTGAAAATGATCCAGCTGCGCGCAGTGTGCTTGAAGTTGTGCTAACATATTCGGGGCTGCACGCTACTTGGGCGCATCGAGTTGCTCACTGGTTCTTTAAAAAGCGTTTTTATTTTATAGCCCGTGCCATTTCACAAATTAGTCGCTTCTTCACTGGAATTGAAATTCATCCTGGGGCGAAGATTGGTCGACGTTTCTTCATAGATCATGGGATGGGCGTTGTGATTGGTGAAACATGTGAAATTGGCGATAATGTAACTTTATATCAAGGTGTGACTTTAGGCGGTACAGGTAAAGAAAAAGGAAAACGTCATCCGACATTAGAGGATAATGTACTTGTGGCAACAGGCGCAAAAGTATTAGGCTCGATTACAATTGGTGAAAATAGTAAAATTGGCGCAGGCTCAGTTGTTTTAAAAGAAGTGCCACCAAATGTTACAGTTGTCGGTATACCTGGTAAAATAGTAATTAAGGATGGAATTCGTCTAGAGAAAAAACTTGACCATCAAAATATACCTGATCTAGTAGAAGAACGTTGTCAAGTTTTCGAGAAGCAGATTGCTACCTTGTAA
- a CDS encoding glutamate--tRNA ligase: protein MAKEVRVRYAPSPTGYLHIGGARTALFNYLYAKHHNGKFIVRIEDTDIERNVEGGEASQLDNLKWLGIEYDESIDIGGPYAPYRQMERLDIYKEHAEKLLEQGVAYKCFCSSEKLEASREEQKARGVAAPTYDGTCRHLSAEEVAAKEAAGETYTIRMRVPENVTYEFEDLVRGQVTFESKDIGDWVIVKANGIPTYNYAVVLDDHFMEISHVFRGEEHLSNTPKQMMIFDAFGWEYPTFGHMTLIINENRKKLSKRDESIIQFVTQYKDLGYLPEAMFNFFALLGWSPEGEEEIFSKEEFIKIFDEKRLSKSPSMFDKQKLTWMNNQYIKKLSLEEVVALSLPHLQKAGLLAEELTPEQHAWATDLIALYHEQMSFGAEIVDLSSLFFNDHIEYDEEAKAVLAGEQVPEVMAAFKSQLEELEEFTPDAVKAAIKAVQKATGHKGKNLFMPIRVVTTGETHGPELPNAICLIGKEKAIDRVEKFAQ from the coding sequence ATGGCGAAAGAAGTTCGTGTTCGTTACGCGCCATCCCCTACTGGTTACTTACATATCGGTGGAGCGCGTACAGCGTTATTCAATTATTTATATGCAAAACATCATAACGGTAAATTCATCGTACGTATTGAGGATACAGATATTGAGCGTAATGTAGAGGGCGGAGAAGCATCTCAGCTAGATAACCTAAAATGGTTAGGTATTGAATACGATGAATCCATCGATATTGGTGGACCATACGCACCTTATCGTCAAATGGAGCGTCTTGATATTTATAAAGAGCATGCTGAAAAGCTTTTAGAGCAGGGCGTCGCTTATAAATGCTTCTGTTCTTCTGAAAAATTAGAAGCATCTCGTGAAGAGCAAAAGGCACGAGGAGTAGCTGCGCCAACGTATGACGGTACTTGTCGTCATTTATCAGCAGAGGAAGTTGCTGCTAAAGAGGCTGCTGGTGAAACTTATACAATACGTATGCGTGTACCTGAGAATGTAACTTATGAGTTTGAGGATTTAGTACGTGGACAAGTTACATTTGAATCAAAAGATATTGGTGACTGGGTAATTGTTAAAGCAAACGGTATTCCAACATATAATTATGCTGTGGTTCTAGATGATCACTTCATGGAAATCTCTCATGTTTTCCGTGGTGAGGAGCATTTATCTAACACACCAAAACAAATGATGATTTTTGATGCATTTGGCTGGGAGTATCCAACCTTTGGCCATATGACATTAATCATTAATGAAAATCGTAAAAAATTATCAAAACGTGATGAATCCATTATTCAATTCGTAACGCAATATAAAGATTTAGGCTACCTTCCTGAGGCAATGTTCAATTTCTTTGCATTACTTGGCTGGTCTCCAGAAGGGGAAGAAGAGATTTTCTCTAAAGAAGAATTTATTAAAATTTTTGATGAGAAACGCCTATCAAAATCACCGTCTATGTTTGATAAACAAAAACTTACATGGATGAATAACCAATACATTAAAAAATTATCTTTAGAAGAAGTGGTGGCATTATCTCTACCTCACTTACAAAAAGCGGGCTTATTAGCAGAAGAGTTGACACCAGAACAACATGCATGGGCAACAGATTTAATTGCACTGTACCATGAACAAATGAGCTTTGGTGCTGAAATAGTAGATTTATCCAGCCTATTTTTTAACGATCATATTGAATATGATGAAGAAGCAAAAGCTGTTTTAGCGGGTGAGCAAGTACCTGAGGTCATGGCAGCATTTAAGTCACAGCTTGAAGAGTTAGAAGAATTTACACCAGATGCAGTAAAAGCTGCTATTAAAGCTGTGCAAAAAGCGACAGGTCATAAGGGTAAAAATTTATTTATGCCGATCCGCGTTGTCACAACTGGAGAAACGCATGGCCCAGAGCTTCCGAATGCTATTTGTTTAATTGGTAAAGAGAAAGCAATTGACCGCGTAGAAAAATTTGCACAATAA
- a CDS encoding 2-C-methyl-D-erythritol 2,4-cyclodiphosphate synthase — MFRVGQGFDVHAFEEGRPLIIGGITIPHEKGLVGHSDADVLLHTVTDAALGAIGEGDIGRHFPDTDPAFKDADSAKLLEHIWKIVEDKGYVLGNVDCTIMAQRPKMAPYIEQMQNRIAELLNAEPSQVNVKATTTERLGFTGREEGIAAMATILLIKK; from the coding sequence ATGTTTCGAGTTGGACAAGGATTTGACGTACACGCATTTGAAGAAGGACGTCCATTAATTATCGGAGGTATAACAATTCCTCATGAAAAAGGGCTAGTAGGCCATTCTGACGCAGATGTTTTATTACATACTGTAACAGATGCAGCATTAGGGGCTATTGGAGAAGGAGATATTGGTCGACACTTTCCAGATACAGACCCTGCATTTAAAGATGCAGATTCAGCAAAATTATTAGAGCACATCTGGAAAATTGTTGAGGATAAAGGGTATGTTCTAGGTAATGTTGATTGCACTATCATGGCGCAGCGACCTAAAATGGCACCGTATATTGAGCAAATGCAAAATCGTATTGCGGAATTGTTGAACGCAGAGCCTTCACAAGTTAATGTCAAGGCGACAACAACTGAACGATTAGGTTTTACAGGTCGTGAGGAAGGGATTGCCGCAATGGCGACAATTCTATTGATTAAGAAGTAA
- a CDS encoding serine acetyltransferase: MSLNEWLNQKVPEITGSLTSINKQYIDVDNSIGFVGRDCVFKIIDNFHEVLFPGIYTTKPIDETRVNVVCSNKLRETALELRDIIEKVLFYNMEDRDPANCEKYCREQADKIVMDLINRFPAIRQVLQTDIQAAYNGDPAALSTEEILLSYPSIVAVYIHRIAHELYEMGVQIVPRIMSEYAHRLTGIDIHPGATIGESFFIDHGTGVVIGETCTIGKNVKIYQGVTLGALSFPLDENGNPIKGIKRHPNIADNVVIYAGATILGGETTIGHDSVLGSNIWLTHSVPPYSRVYNSQPSPNISNSQMKNIEYHI; the protein is encoded by the coding sequence GTGTCATTAAATGAATGGTTAAATCAAAAGGTTCCAGAAATTACAGGTTCATTAACTAGTATAAATAAACAGTACATCGACGTTGACAATTCAATAGGCTTTGTTGGACGAGATTGTGTTTTTAAAATAATAGATAATTTTCATGAAGTACTGTTTCCGGGCATTTATACGACAAAGCCTATTGATGAAACAAGGGTGAATGTAGTTTGCAGTAATAAGCTGCGTGAAACAGCATTAGAATTACGGGATATTATCGAAAAAGTATTGTTTTATAATATGGAGGACCGTGATCCTGCCAATTGCGAGAAGTATTGTCGTGAACAAGCAGATAAAATTGTTATGGATTTGATTAATCGGTTTCCTGCCATTCGCCAAGTTTTACAAACAGATATTCAAGCGGCATATAATGGTGACCCAGCAGCTCTTTCCACAGAAGAAATTTTGTTAAGCTATCCATCTATTGTGGCTGTTTATATTCACCGAATCGCGCATGAGCTATATGAGATGGGCGTACAAATTGTACCTCGTATTATGTCAGAATATGCGCATCGATTAACTGGTATCGATATTCATCCGGGGGCTACCATAGGGGAATCATTCTTTATTGACCACGGAACAGGTGTCGTCATAGGTGAAACTTGTACTATCGGAAAGAATGTGAAAATTTATCAAGGTGTAACATTAGGTGCATTAAGCTTCCCGTTAGATGAAAATGGTAATCCGATTAAGGGCATTAAGCGTCATCCGAATATTGCGGACAATGTTGTCATTTATGCTGGTGCTACGATTTTAGGGGGCGAGACGACGATTGGGCATGATTCCGTCTTAGGGAGCAATATTTGGCTAACACATTCTGTTCCCCCTTATTCGCGTGTTTATAATTCACAGCCATCACCGAATATTAGCAATAGTCAAATGAAAAATATAGAGTATCATATTTAA